In Persicimonas caeni, a single window of DNA contains:
- a CDS encoding PD40 domain-containing protein, producing the protein MAASNLPRVLSLFICLSLVGLGCDDGRTTIGSQTESDTGDCTGSECSWDTGGPDDGGGSGDTGDHGPLTAIQIEPASVDLLSENGSQPQHDFAVVATFADGHTEPFGGDVEFSVADEKIGYIDAANGNFVAHGILGGETQVTATAVDATAGIPPATATVRVFVKRTLVADGLPDDVAQSFQGAQVTDPTRASTVVYPLDGAVMPENVYPADIQWTNGVQDDIFQIRLVKPSAEVVSYVKHTGPSFGNHWLADADAWRAMAQTEQDEPMSIAVTRLEAASGDVIGGTPVRMRFAKGTVAGSVYYWDIGAGRIVRIKDGTGTPEQFMPTPPDDGTGTRCVGCHSVSNSGRYMVGRLGGGDNIGTVFDLTQDLSGNPPPSEFPVDPNNGTRWWFSTWNPDDTRLMVTQTEGGANGKMALMDPFTGQVVPPQSGALPGGGVTHPSWSPDGSLIAYINNVNAWGGANTTGDVAVLPVTGPDSFGAPQTLRAGTDIPNAQPAGQAASYPTWSPDSQWIAFAHGTGSRSEDKQAALYMMRRDGSGVVRLDHASGGPSAADTFQPNFSPFETEDYFWLSYLSRRDYGNAQAGTQGASRQQIWVSAVKKNPDPGQDPSEVGYWLPGQNTQSMNIAAYWAPQACRQDGEGCSVGGECCSGECLPDEGGDLVCSPPPPERCRELTETCSTSADCCEGLLCAANVCYPADG; encoded by the coding sequence ATGGCCGCCTCGAACTTGCCAAGGGTCTTATCTCTTTTCATTTGTCTGTCGCTCGTCGGTCTCGGATGCGACGACGGGCGTACCACTATTGGTTCCCAAACCGAGTCGGATACGGGCGACTGCACAGGCAGTGAGTGCTCGTGGGACACGGGCGGTCCGGACGACGGAGGTGGCAGCGGCGACACCGGTGATCACGGCCCGCTGACCGCGATTCAGATCGAGCCGGCCAGCGTCGACTTGCTCTCGGAGAACGGCTCGCAGCCGCAGCATGATTTCGCGGTGGTCGCCACCTTTGCCGACGGCCACACCGAGCCATTTGGCGGCGACGTCGAGTTTTCGGTGGCCGACGAGAAGATCGGTTATATCGACGCGGCCAACGGCAACTTCGTAGCCCACGGTATCCTCGGTGGCGAGACGCAGGTGACGGCCACGGCGGTCGACGCGACGGCGGGTATTCCCCCGGCCACGGCCACCGTGCGGGTCTTCGTCAAGCGTACACTCGTGGCCGACGGACTGCCCGACGACGTCGCCCAGAGCTTCCAGGGGGCCCAGGTCACCGACCCGACGCGTGCGTCCACGGTGGTCTATCCGCTCGACGGGGCGGTCATGCCCGAGAATGTCTACCCGGCCGATATCCAGTGGACCAACGGAGTTCAGGACGACATCTTCCAGATCCGGCTGGTCAAGCCGAGCGCCGAGGTCGTCAGCTACGTCAAGCATACCGGCCCGAGCTTTGGCAACCACTGGCTGGCCGACGCCGACGCTTGGCGTGCGATGGCGCAGACGGAGCAAGACGAGCCGATGAGTATCGCCGTGACACGCCTGGAAGCCGCCAGCGGCGACGTGATCGGAGGCACCCCGGTGCGTATGCGCTTTGCCAAAGGCACCGTGGCCGGCTCGGTGTACTACTGGGATATCGGCGCAGGGCGTATCGTACGCATCAAGGACGGCACGGGCACCCCCGAGCAGTTCATGCCGACCCCGCCGGACGACGGCACGGGCACCCGCTGTGTGGGCTGCCACTCGGTGTCCAACAGCGGCCGCTACATGGTCGGGCGCCTGGGCGGCGGCGACAATATCGGGACGGTCTTCGATCTCACGCAGGACCTGAGCGGCAATCCGCCGCCCAGCGAGTTCCCCGTCGACCCGAACAACGGCACACGCTGGTGGTTCTCGACCTGGAATCCCGACGACACGCGGCTGATGGTCACGCAGACCGAGGGCGGCGCGAACGGCAAAATGGCGTTGATGGACCCGTTCACCGGCCAAGTCGTCCCGCCCCAGAGCGGAGCGCTTCCCGGCGGAGGAGTCACGCACCCGTCCTGGTCGCCCGACGGCAGCCTGATCGCCTACATCAACAACGTGAACGCGTGGGGCGGCGCCAACACCACCGGCGACGTGGCCGTCTTGCCGGTGACCGGCCCCGACAGCTTCGGTGCGCCGCAGACCCTTCGCGCCGGCACCGACATCCCGAACGCCCAGCCCGCGGGCCAGGCCGCCAGTTACCCGACTTGGAGCCCCGATTCGCAGTGGATCGCGTTCGCCCACGGCACCGGCTCGCGCAGTGAGGACAAGCAGGCCGCGCTGTATATGATGCGTCGCGATGGCTCCGGGGTGGTCCGCCTGGACCATGCCTCGGGTGGGCCGAGTGCTGCAGACACCTTCCAGCCGAACTTCTCGCCGTTCGAGACCGAGGACTACTTCTGGCTCAGCTACCTGTCTCGCAGGGATTACGGCAACGCTCAGGCAGGCACACAAGGGGCGTCGCGACAGCAAATCTGGGTGTCGGCGGTCAAAAAGAACCCCGACCCCGGCCAGGACCCGTCTGAAGTGGGGTATTGGCTGCCCGGACAAAACACCCAGTCGATGAATATCGCCGCCTACTGGGCCCCACAGGCGTGCCGACAGGACGGTGAGGGTTGCAGTGTGGGGGGAGAATGTTGTAGTGGCGAGTGCCTACCCGATGAGGGTGGGGACTTGGTGTGCTCACCACCGCCCCCCGAAAGGTGCCGAGAGCTGACAGAGACGTGCAGCACCAGCGCCGACTGTTGTGAGGGCTTGTTATGTGCCGCCAATGTCTGCTATCCCGCCGACGGGTAG
- a CDS encoding ABC transporter ATP-binding protein yields MSGSKKSDHWARLRRALSFARPHRKSIVFILALTMIVAVVGAAQPLVMKHIFDQLSEGGTVEAVMWGLGLLVGITLVSEACQGFSNWLTWRTRIGIQYALLEESVDSLQRLPSSYCSDEGTGAVLTRLQKGIDGFVNAVSQISFQVLPAIAYLVFAAVAMIKLDWRLFFVVMAFVPLPAIISAWAAPTQTRRERKLLNKWATIYGRFNEVLRSLSLVRSFAMEDHEKERFLRHVDDANDVVVRGVGFDTSVGVASNLVVTGARISAIGVGAWLAINGEVTVGTLVAFMGYIHGLFGPVQGLTGVHETVRKAAAAVDEVFTILDGEDPVPDSPNAIDPGEIQGDIAFDNVHFRYEDDGEMVLEGIDLRVERGETIALVGPSGAGKSTMMSLLQRLHDPVAGSVRIDGHDLRDLEQRKVRHQMGMVLQDSMLFRDTIANNIAYGRPEATREEVIEAAKAAYAHDFIVKLPNGYDTVVGESGSRLSAGECQRISIARALIKNPPVMVLDEATSALDAESEALVQRALDKLLVNRTAFIIAHRLSTVVRADRILVLRDGRIAESGTHAELMAQDGYYAYLVEQQTGHIRLAS; encoded by the coding sequence GTGAGTGGTAGTAAGAAGTCAGATCACTGGGCGAGGCTCCGGCGCGCACTCTCTTTTGCGCGTCCACACCGCAAGTCCATCGTATTCATTCTCGCGTTGACCATGATCGTGGCCGTCGTCGGTGCCGCGCAGCCCCTGGTCATGAAGCATATCTTCGACCAGTTGAGCGAGGGCGGCACCGTCGAGGCGGTGATGTGGGGGCTGGGCCTGTTGGTAGGTATCACCCTCGTCAGCGAAGCGTGCCAGGGTTTCAGCAACTGGCTGACGTGGCGCACGCGCATTGGGATTCAGTACGCGCTCCTCGAGGAGTCGGTCGACAGCCTGCAGCGGCTGCCGTCGAGTTATTGCAGCGATGAAGGCACCGGCGCGGTGCTCACGCGGCTGCAGAAAGGGATCGACGGCTTCGTCAATGCCGTCAGCCAGATCTCGTTTCAGGTCCTGCCGGCCATCGCTTATTTGGTGTTTGCCGCCGTGGCGATGATCAAGCTCGACTGGCGCCTCTTTTTCGTCGTCATGGCGTTTGTCCCGCTGCCGGCCATCATCTCGGCGTGGGCCGCGCCCACCCAGACTCGCCGCGAGCGCAAGCTGCTCAACAAGTGGGCGACGATTTACGGACGCTTCAACGAAGTGCTGCGCAGCCTGTCGTTGGTGCGCAGCTTCGCCATGGAAGATCACGAGAAGGAGCGCTTTCTGCGCCACGTCGACGACGCCAATGACGTGGTGGTGCGTGGCGTGGGCTTCGACACCAGCGTGGGCGTGGCCTCGAACCTGGTGGTCACCGGCGCGCGTATCTCGGCCATCGGTGTGGGCGCTTGGCTGGCGATCAACGGTGAGGTCACCGTCGGTACGCTGGTGGCGTTCATGGGCTATATCCACGGCCTCTTCGGCCCCGTCCAGGGCCTGACGGGCGTGCACGAGACGGTGCGCAAGGCCGCGGCGGCCGTCGACGAGGTCTTCACCATCCTCGACGGTGAGGATCCGGTGCCGGATAGCCCCAACGCGATTGATCCGGGCGAGATTCAGGGCGACATTGCCTTCGATAACGTACACTTCCGCTACGAAGACGACGGCGAGATGGTCCTCGAGGGCATCGACCTTCGCGTCGAGCGCGGTGAGACGATCGCCTTGGTGGGCCCGAGCGGTGCCGGCAAGTCGACGATGATGAGTCTTCTACAGCGCCTGCACGATCCGGTCGCTGGTTCGGTGCGCATCGACGGTCACGATTTGCGAGACCTCGAGCAGCGCAAGGTGCGCCATCAGATGGGCATGGTTCTGCAAGACTCGATGCTGTTTCGCGACACCATCGCCAACAACATCGCCTACGGCCGCCCCGAGGCGACGCGCGAGGAGGTCATCGAGGCGGCCAAGGCAGCCTACGCGCACGACTTTATCGTCAAGCTGCCCAACGGCTACGACACGGTCGTCGGTGAGTCGGGCAGCCGACTGTCGGCTGGCGAATGCCAACGCATCTCCATTGCGCGCGCGCTCATCAAGAACCCGCCGGTGATGGTGCTCGACGAAGCCACGTCGGCGCTCGACGCCGAATCGGAGGCTCTCGTCCAGCGCGCGCTCGACAAGCTGTTGGTGAACCGCACCGCCTTTATCATCGCACACCGGCTGTCGACGGTGGTGCGCGCCGACCGCATCCTGGTGCTGCGCGACGGCCGCATCGCCGAGAGCGGCACGCACGCCGAGTTGATGGCGCAGGACGGCTACTACGCCTACCTGGTGGAACAACAAACCGGACATATCCGTCTGGCGAGCTAA
- a CDS encoding ATP-binding protein: METQENNSTDEQTETAASRRHLTLSGQLMVLVAVLALGPLLVTNYIGYQRTKDVLAEMTHQALNNAVSLAATETTDFISERKKLLSSLVAGNLHLSQASDEAARLIAEEPSRLNATLTPLERHLEAKAESTDAQARFYVLSPEGQVLGSSEGVQPRGMWRRDDLCLELAEQPSRLAIHHESDSVLYVAEPLDSSSQSSKGAASAPILCARFDFAMASRLRELSHSQAPVERFRIINESGEVLIDTEGAMDSDDSAMAVLFEQLDEQDPRYGTYDSAEHGTVFAAVAPISSTDWMVTAEVPSAKAMAMLEDLKRRVFWMGSGFVAIVLLGMFLMVRTTIDPLRDLVEATKKMARGELAQTVATRGPREVAHLASVFNKMSRQVSDLHHNLEERVDQRTAELHQNQAFSQILFNSMHENLMVIDRDFRVIKANDAARRTYGDELVGKLCHVAFQASDCEDENCPLRRALESGEPVEEERVHLNQTSPEIMHTQVFPLPAPTGQPPNQVLMVTRPITDEKQELASTAADEKVSAYALMAASVAHEIGNPLSSISAQLQLAKRKKDPEFTEKVIDIIDGQVSRIDKLLRDMTAFSSRQSNHATFVYWNQVIEDVVRLLRHGPHGRFVSFELDLADELPAAYAAPERCFQVLLNLGLNALDAMEGRGTLTIETWLDGEDIVIRTSDTGPGIADDVEEHIFEPYFSTKDPHKGSGLGLFISKRIVEQMDGVLEYKAVEGGGASFIIRVPVATRARVRA, from the coding sequence ATGGAGACGCAAGAAAACAACTCCACCGATGAGCAGACCGAGACGGCAGCCTCACGCCGACACCTGACCCTGAGCGGTCAACTGATGGTGCTCGTCGCCGTTTTGGCGCTGGGACCTCTCTTGGTCACCAACTACATCGGCTATCAACGCACCAAGGACGTTCTTGCGGAGATGACCCACCAGGCGTTGAACAACGCGGTGAGTCTGGCGGCTACGGAGACCACTGACTTTATCAGCGAGCGAAAGAAGCTGCTCTCGTCATTGGTCGCCGGCAACCTCCATCTGTCGCAGGCCTCAGACGAGGCCGCCCGGCTGATCGCGGAAGAGCCGAGCCGACTCAACGCAACGCTGACGCCGCTCGAGCGTCACCTCGAGGCCAAGGCCGAGTCCACCGATGCACAAGCGCGTTTTTATGTGCTCTCCCCTGAGGGGCAAGTGCTCGGCTCATCGGAGGGCGTCCAGCCGCGCGGGATGTGGCGTCGCGACGATCTTTGTCTCGAGTTGGCCGAACAGCCAAGCCGGCTGGCCATCCATCACGAGAGCGATTCGGTGCTGTACGTGGCCGAACCACTCGACTCGTCGAGCCAGAGCAGCAAAGGGGCCGCGTCTGCCCCGATTCTCTGCGCGCGCTTCGACTTTGCCATGGCCAGCCGACTGCGCGAGCTGAGCCACTCGCAAGCACCGGTCGAGCGCTTTCGGATCATCAACGAATCCGGCGAAGTACTCATCGACACCGAAGGCGCCATGGATTCAGATGACAGCGCCATGGCAGTGCTCTTCGAACAACTCGACGAGCAGGACCCCCGGTACGGGACCTACGACAGTGCCGAGCACGGCACCGTCTTCGCCGCAGTCGCGCCCATCAGCAGCACCGACTGGATGGTCACCGCCGAAGTCCCCAGCGCAAAGGCGATGGCCATGCTCGAAGATCTCAAACGCCGCGTCTTCTGGATGGGCTCCGGCTTCGTGGCGATCGTGCTGCTCGGCATGTTCTTGATGGTGCGCACCACCATCGATCCCCTGCGCGACCTGGTCGAGGCCACCAAGAAGATGGCGCGTGGGGAGTTGGCGCAGACGGTCGCCACACGCGGACCGCGTGAGGTGGCCCATCTGGCCTCGGTCTTCAACAAAATGAGCCGCCAAGTCTCCGATCTACACCACAACCTCGAAGAGCGCGTCGACCAACGCACCGCCGAGCTGCACCAAAACCAGGCTTTCTCACAGATCCTGTTCAATTCGATGCACGAGAACCTGATGGTGATCGACCGCGACTTTCGTGTCATCAAAGCCAACGATGCCGCCCGGCGCACCTACGGCGACGAGTTGGTTGGCAAGCTGTGCCACGTCGCCTTCCAAGCGAGTGACTGTGAGGACGAAAATTGCCCGCTGCGACGCGCCCTGGAGAGCGGCGAACCGGTCGAAGAGGAGCGGGTTCACCTCAACCAGACCAGCCCCGAGATCATGCACACGCAGGTCTTCCCACTACCGGCGCCCACCGGCCAGCCGCCAAACCAGGTGCTCATGGTCACTCGCCCGATCACCGACGAGAAACAAGAACTCGCCTCGACCGCGGCCGACGAGAAGGTCTCGGCCTACGCACTCATGGCGGCCAGCGTCGCCCACGAGATCGGCAACCCGCTGTCGTCCATCAGCGCGCAGTTGCAATTGGCCAAGCGAAAGAAAGATCCCGAATTCACCGAAAAGGTCATCGACATCATCGACGGACAGGTCTCGCGCATCGACAAGCTGTTGCGCGACATGACCGCCTTTTCGAGCCGACAGTCCAACCACGCCACCTTCGTGTACTGGAACCAGGTCATCGAGGATGTGGTGCGATTGCTCCGCCACGGCCCCCACGGCCGCTTTGTCAGCTTCGAACTCGACCTGGCCGACGAGCTTCCGGCGGCCTACGCCGCCCCCGAGCGCTGCTTCCAAGTGCTCCTCAACCTGGGCCTCAACGCGCTCGACGCCATGGAAGGTCGCGGGACGTTGACCATCGAGACCTGGCTCGACGGCGAGGACATCGTGATCCGAACCAGCGACACCGGCCCGGGCATCGCGGACGACGTCGAGGAGCATATCTTCGAGCCCTACTTTTCGACCAAAGACCCACACAAGGGCAGCGGGCTGGGGCTCTTTATCAGCAAGCGCATCGTCGAGCAGATGGACGGCGTACTCGAATACAAGGCCGTCGAGGGTGGTGGCGCGAGCTTCATCATTCGCGTCCCCGTGGCCACCCGAGCCCGCGTGCGCGCCTGA
- a CDS encoding DUF4442 domain-containing protein: protein MPAVDQLAILQKTWDGLKHLPGGGLIMGRIVGRLAPYTGTIKPEVVELRRGYGCVQMKDRKKVRNHLQSIHAIALMNLAEACSGLAFTYSLPERTRAILTGLEIEYVKKARGTLTAECYCMIPETNERSEYELEVVTRDASGDVVTRANAHWLVGPLDK from the coding sequence ATGCCAGCGGTCGACCAACTCGCCATCCTTCAAAAGACCTGGGATGGCCTCAAGCATCTGCCCGGAGGCGGCCTTATCATGGGCCGGATCGTCGGCCGACTCGCCCCGTACACCGGCACCATCAAGCCCGAGGTCGTCGAGCTTCGGCGCGGCTATGGTTGCGTGCAGATGAAAGATCGCAAGAAGGTGCGCAATCACCTGCAGTCGATCCACGCCATTGCGCTGATGAATTTGGCTGAAGCCTGCTCGGGCCTGGCGTTCACCTATTCGCTGCCGGAGCGCACCCGCGCCATCCTGACCGGCCTCGAAATCGAGTACGTCAAGAAGGCGCGCGGCACGCTGACCGCCGAGTGCTACTGCATGATTCCCGAGACCAACGAGCGCTCGGAGTACGAGCTCGAAGTTGTCACCCGCGACGCCTCCGGCGACGTGGTCACTCGGGCCAACGCCCACTGGCTCGTTGGCCCGCTGGACAAATAG
- a CDS encoding class I SAM-dependent methyltransferase, protein MKVFGNAWSTGLVVVLLAGSIGCSGAGEQTRETDASDKVEEQTQFVEANEEAHASGEHQAEKHQSEKHGEGHGHGAEPHGHRFENPEKWAENWNDPARDEWQKPGEVAQVMELGEGMTVVDLGAGTGYFVEPLASEVGPDGKVVALDIEQSMVDFISELAGERGLENVEARKVAVDDPGLESESVDRILTVNTWHHIPKRAAYGRKLYEALTPGGKLAVVDYTKEATQGPPKEMRLAPEQVAEELRLAGFEAKIADETLPKQYIVIGTKPKK, encoded by the coding sequence ATGAAAGTATTTGGAAACGCTTGGTCGACAGGTTTGGTGGTCGTGCTGCTGGCTGGTTCGATTGGCTGCTCGGGCGCCGGGGAGCAGACGCGTGAGACCGACGCGTCGGATAAGGTCGAAGAGCAGACGCAATTCGTCGAGGCGAACGAGGAGGCGCATGCTTCAGGCGAGCACCAAGCGGAGAAGCATCAATCGGAGAAGCATGGCGAAGGGCACGGCCACGGCGCCGAGCCCCACGGTCATCGCTTCGAGAATCCCGAGAAATGGGCGGAGAACTGGAACGACCCGGCCCGTGACGAGTGGCAAAAACCCGGGGAAGTTGCCCAGGTCATGGAGCTCGGCGAGGGGATGACTGTCGTCGACCTCGGGGCCGGCACCGGTTATTTTGTCGAGCCGTTGGCCAGCGAGGTGGGCCCGGACGGCAAAGTGGTCGCGCTCGACATCGAGCAGAGCATGGTCGACTTCATCTCCGAACTCGCCGGTGAACGAGGCCTGGAGAACGTGGAGGCTCGGAAGGTCGCTGTCGATGATCCTGGGCTGGAGTCCGAGTCGGTCGACCGCATTCTGACGGTCAACACCTGGCACCACATCCCCAAGCGAGCAGCATACGGGCGCAAGCTATACGAAGCGCTGACCCCGGGCGGCAAGTTGGCGGTGGTCGATTACACCAAAGAGGCCACGCAGGGGCCACCCAAAGAGATGCGCCTGGCGCCCGAGCAGGTCGCCGAGGAGCTACGCTTGGCTGGATTCGAGGCCAAGATCGCCGACGAGACATTGCCCAAGCAATATATCGTCATCGGCACGAAGCCGAAAAAATAA
- a CDS encoding VOC family protein, which translates to MTEPVNPIPDGYHTITPSLTVRDCAEALEFYKDALGAVERMRAPGPEGSVWHAEIQIGDSIVMLNDEYPEQGAHGPQALGGSPVGLWLYVEDADAAFARAVEAGAEVTMPPADMFWGDRMGSVVDPYGHKWTFASKVEDVGPEEMKKRQQEAMGQAEGT; encoded by the coding sequence ATGACTGAGCCCGTAAATCCGATCCCAGATGGCTACCACACCATCACCCCGAGCCTGACGGTGCGCGACTGCGCGGAGGCGCTCGAGTTCTACAAGGACGCCCTGGGCGCCGTGGAGCGCATGCGCGCGCCGGGGCCCGAAGGGAGCGTCTGGCACGCCGAGATCCAGATCGGCGATTCGATCGTGATGCTCAACGACGAGTACCCCGAACAGGGGGCGCACGGCCCGCAGGCGCTCGGCGGCTCTCCGGTGGGCCTGTGGCTGTACGTCGAGGACGCCGACGCGGCCTTCGCGCGGGCGGTGGAGGCCGGCGCCGAGGTTACGATGCCACCGGCCGACATGTTCTGGGGCGACCGCATGGGCTCGGTGGTCGATCCCTACGGGCACAAGTGGACCTTTGCTTCCAAGGTCGAAGACGTCGGCCCCGAGGAGATGAAGAAGCGCCAGCAAGAGGCGATGGGGCAGGCCGAAGGCACGTGA
- a CDS encoding AgmX/PglI C-terminal domain-containing protein: MLHRRLIPSLLGVVLALGLASCIQPTEYELREWVEYPHTIVDPEEPKPRADERLEADVDASMAEAAQVVGPGQLDAAEIDELFDARTEVVLACYRQELRANGSAEGALTLQFVVPPAGYAEQVRVVDNSVGEVAGSCVADAVRGWALPAPDAESVTVRKAIEFYIESP; the protein is encoded by the coding sequence ATGCTGCATCGAAGACTGATCCCATCGTTGCTCGGCGTCGTGCTGGCGCTGGGACTCGCCTCGTGTATCCAACCCACCGAGTACGAACTCAGGGAGTGGGTCGAATATCCACACACGATCGTCGATCCCGAGGAGCCAAAGCCCAGAGCTGACGAGCGCCTCGAGGCCGACGTCGACGCGTCGATGGCCGAGGCCGCCCAGGTGGTCGGCCCGGGGCAGCTCGACGCCGCCGAGATCGACGAGTTGTTCGACGCGCGCACCGAGGTGGTGCTGGCGTGCTACCGCCAAGAGCTGCGCGCCAACGGCAGCGCCGAAGGGGCGCTGACGCTGCAATTCGTCGTGCCTCCAGCGGGCTATGCCGAGCAGGTTCGCGTCGTCGACAATTCGGTCGGCGAGGTGGCCGGCAGCTGCGTCGCCGACGCGGTGCGCGGCTGGGCCCTCCCGGCGCCCGATGCCGAGTCGGTCACGGTTCGAAAAGCGATCGAGTTTTATATCGAGTCGCCCTGA
- a CDS encoding TIGR00266 family protein, translating into MKYEILSNPNFAIAKVEFEQTGEQIVLEASAMVAKSTELQMKTEMRGGLMGAAKRKLLGGESLFQNTFTASSAGETIWFAPPGSGDLMTFDMDGTEPVFMSSDNFVACGPDIDLDTKWQGGKGFFSGTSMFMVRADGTGPLFVGSYGGIHAVEVGPGGYIVDNNHIVAFTGGLDYDLRSVGGLKSFFGGGEGYVCEFRGQGTVWVSTRSADALARFVHPFRPVKSSN; encoded by the coding sequence ATGAAATACGAAATCCTTTCCAATCCGAATTTCGCCATCGCCAAGGTCGAGTTCGAGCAGACTGGCGAGCAGATCGTGCTCGAGGCCAGCGCCATGGTGGCCAAGTCGACCGAACTGCAGATGAAGACCGAGATGCGCGGCGGCCTGATGGGCGCGGCCAAGCGCAAGCTTCTGGGCGGCGAGAGCCTCTTTCAGAACACGTTTACCGCCTCGAGCGCCGGCGAGACCATCTGGTTTGCCCCTCCCGGCTCGGGCGACCTGATGACCTTCGACATGGACGGCACCGAGCCGGTGTTCATGAGCTCGGATAACTTCGTGGCCTGCGGCCCCGACATCGACCTGGACACCAAGTGGCAGGGCGGCAAGGGCTTCTTCAGCGGCACGAGCATGTTCATGGTGCGCGCCGACGGCACCGGCCCGCTGTTCGTAGGAAGCTACGGCGGCATCCACGCCGTCGAAGTCGGCCCCGGCGGCTATATCGTCGACAACAACCACATCGTCGCGTTCACCGGCGGGCTCGACTACGACCTGCGCTCGGTGGGTGGCCTGAAGAGCTTCTTCGGCGGCGGCGAGGGCTACGTGTGTGAATTCCGCGGCCAGGGCACCGTATGGGTGTCGACCCGCAGCGCGGACGCGCTCGCACGCTTCGTCCATCCGTTCCGACCGGTGAAGTCGTCGAACTAA
- a CDS encoding TIGR00266 family protein has protein sequence MNIEIKYRPTNSIACVSLENGEQVVAEPGAMIGMSTNVSMSTGMRESSKQKKGGLLGKIASAAKQMLSGESFFTNTFTAAGGPGEVLLAQALTGDIFVEEVPQTGITMQSGAYIANTPGVDIEAKMGGAKTFFGGEGLFVLEATPTAPGQQVVIGAFGGIEEMQVDGSIVIDNGHLVAWDSTLQLNLKKASSSWLGSLLSGEGKVFEISGQGRVWLQTRQPIEFGRAVGDMLPPRNA, from the coding sequence ATGAATATCGAGATCAAATATCGTCCCACCAACAGCATCGCGTGCGTCAGCTTGGAGAACGGCGAGCAGGTCGTCGCCGAGCCGGGCGCGATGATCGGCATGAGCACCAACGTGAGCATGTCGACCGGCATGCGCGAGTCGTCCAAGCAAAAGAAGGGCGGCCTGCTGGGGAAAATCGCCAGCGCCGCCAAGCAGATGCTCAGCGGCGAGTCGTTCTTCACCAACACCTTCACTGCCGCCGGCGGCCCCGGTGAGGTGCTCTTGGCTCAGGCACTGACCGGCGACATCTTCGTCGAGGAAGTCCCCCAGACGGGCATCACCATGCAGTCGGGCGCCTATATCGCCAACACCCCCGGGGTGGACATCGAGGCGAAGATGGGCGGCGCTAAGACCTTCTTTGGCGGCGAGGGCTTGTTCGTGCTCGAAGCGACCCCGACCGCACCCGGTCAGCAGGTGGTCATCGGCGCCTTTGGCGGCATCGAAGAGATGCAGGTCGACGGCTCCATCGTCATCGACAACGGTCACCTGGTCGCCTGGGACTCCACGCTGCAGTTGAACCTGAAGAAGGCATCGTCGAGCTGGCTTGGCTCTCTGCTCTCGGGCGAGGGCAAGGTCTTCGAGATCAGCGGACAGGGCCGGGTGTGGCTCCAGACGCGCCAGCCGATCGAGTTCGGCCGGGCCGTCGGGGATATGCTTCCGCCCCGAAACGCCTAA
- a CDS encoding TIGR00266 family protein, whose protein sequence is MQHEVTHKPGFSMLRVDLEPGEKFVSEPGAMIAMSRDIDLQAKMSADDKTGFFAKLITFFFALAKKFFGGESIMFNHYNAAQGGQVWVSPTYMGDIHHRRLNGETINLAKGAYLASSGDVQIAVKFGGLKGLLIPWKSTFKLVATGTGDLWFNSYGGIQQIEVNGSYVVDDGHIVAYEGSLEKKTKSVGGGLTGLFASGEGLVKEFRGQGTVYIQTRNRSALAEWLTPMLPN, encoded by the coding sequence ATGCAGCACGAAGTCACTCACAAACCCGGGTTCTCGATGCTCCGCGTCGATCTCGAGCCGGGTGAAAAGTTTGTGTCCGAGCCGGGTGCCATGATCGCCATGTCGCGCGACATCGATCTCCAAGCCAAGATGAGCGCCGACGACAAGACCGGCTTTTTCGCCAAGCTGATCACCTTCTTCTTTGCCTTGGCCAAGAAGTTCTTCGGGGGCGAGTCGATCATGTTCAACCACTACAACGCCGCCCAGGGCGGCCAGGTGTGGGTCTCGCCGACGTATATGGGCGATATCCACCACCGCCGGCTCAACGGCGAGACGATCAACCTGGCCAAGGGCGCGTATCTGGCCTCCAGCGGAGACGTGCAGATTGCGGTCAAGTTCGGCGGGCTCAAGGGCCTGCTGATTCCATGGAAGAGCACCTTCAAGCTGGTGGCCACCGGCACCGGGGATCTGTGGTTCAACAGCTACGGGGGCATCCAGCAGATCGAGGTCAACGGCAGCTACGTGGTCGACGACGGCCATATTGTCGCCTACGAGGGGTCGCTGGAGAAAAAGACCAAGAGCGTCGGCGGCGGACTCACCGGGCTGTTCGCCTCGGGCGAAGGTTTGGTCAAGGAGTTTCGCGGCCAGGGCACCGTCTATATCCAGACACGTAACCGTTCGGCGCTGGCCGAATGGCTCACGCCCATGCTTCCCAACTGA